From Microbacterium sp. CGR2:
GCGACTGGCGTCTGGGTGGACAACCACCGGGGAGCGACTGACCACGGAATTCGACCGCGCGCCTGGGCCGATAGGAACACCCCTTCGAATCCGTCGTCAGAGGAGCATGTCATGACCGATCGTTACTTCAACGCCCCGCTCGCAGAGGTAGATCCTGAGATCGCCGAGGTCCTCGACCGCGAACTGAAGCGCCAGCAGACCTTCCTCGAGATGATCGCCTCGGAGAACTTCGTCCCCGTCTCCGTGCTGCAGGCGCAGGGTTCGGTCCTCACCAACAAGTACGCCGAGGGCTACCCCGGTCGGCGCTACTACGGCGGCTGCGAAGAGGTCGACGTCGCGGAGGAACTGGCGATCGCCCGAGCCAAGAGCCTCTTCGGCGCGGAGTTCGCGAACGTCCAGCCGCATTCCGGAGCTTCGGCGAACGCCGCCGTCCTGCACGCCATCGCGCGCCCCGGCGACACCCTGCTCGGTCTCTCGCTCGACCAGGGCGGACACCTCACGCACGGCATGAAGATCAACTTCTCCGGTCGTCTCTACGACATCGTCGCCTACGGCGTGAACCCCGAGACCTCCACCATCGACATGGAAGAGGTGCGTCGGCTCGCGATCGAGCACAAGCCGAAGGTGATCATCGCCGGCTGGTCCGCCTACCCTCGCACGCTCGACTTCGCCGCTTTCCGCGCGATCGCCGACGAGGTGGGCGCCCTGCTCTGGGTCGACATGGCCCACTTCGCCGGCCTCGTCGCCGCAGGCCTGCACCCGAACCCGGTGCCGCACGCCCACGTCGTCTCGTCGACCGTGCACAAGACCATCGGCGGGCCGCGCTCCGGCTTCATCCTCACCAACGATGCCGACATCGCGAAGAAGATCAACTCGGCCGTGTTCCCGGGTCAGCAGGGTGGTCCGCTCATGCACGTGATCGCCGCGAAGGCGACGGCGTTCAAGCTCGCCGCGA
This genomic window contains:
- the glyA gene encoding serine hydroxymethyltransferase, with product MTDRYFNAPLAEVDPEIAEVLDRELKRQQTFLEMIASENFVPVSVLQAQGSVLTNKYAEGYPGRRYYGGCEEVDVAEELAIARAKSLFGAEFANVQPHSGASANAAVLHAIARPGDTLLGLSLDQGGHLTHGMKINFSGRLYDIVAYGVNPETSTIDMEEVRRLAIEHKPKVIIAGWSAYPRTLDFAAFRAIADEVGALLWVDMAHFAGLVAAGLHPNPVPHAHVVSSTVHKTIGGPRSGFILTNDADIAKKINSAVFPGQQGGPLMHVIAAKATAFKLAATPEFKERQERVLRGASLLAERLSQQDVKDAGIAVRSGGTDVHLVLVDLRDAQIDGKQAEDLLHDIHITVNRNAVPNDPRPPMVTSGLRIGTPALATRGFGDAEFTEVADIIALALLPGADVEALRARADALAAAFPLYQDLQQ